From the genome of Phytohabitans rumicis, one region includes:
- a CDS encoding nucleoside triphosphate pyrophosphohydrolase — MTARLVLLVTSPRLPAGLLTAAAWDLVRGHPVVAGTESEQVAAVRAAGAGVTIGGIDDLLAAAGDGGTAVWLAGPAGDEALARDLGMRVAREPGRAELELMYGSWDPPGARLLDAVTVMDRLASPGGDPWKRQQTHATLAQFLLEECYEAYDAIEAGDLGALREELGDVLLQVVLHARLAEELPEGERWTVDDVAGDLVAKLIRRNPHVFAGTAVSGVDEIIENWEQIKRAEKSRDSAMDGIALAQPALSLAAKILQRAERAGIDVPVPQAGDDLGAALLATVASARAGGLDAEAALRRAALSYAESVRAAED, encoded by the coding sequence ATGACGGCTCGTCTCGTACTGCTGGTCACCTCGCCCCGGCTCCCGGCCGGCCTGTTGACCGCGGCGGCGTGGGACCTCGTACGCGGGCATCCGGTCGTGGCGGGCACGGAGAGCGAGCAGGTGGCGGCCGTACGCGCGGCGGGTGCCGGCGTGACGATCGGCGGCATCGACGACCTGCTCGCGGCGGCCGGCGACGGCGGTACGGCGGTCTGGCTGGCCGGCCCGGCCGGGGACGAGGCGCTCGCCCGTGACCTCGGCATGCGGGTGGCGCGCGAGCCGGGCCGCGCCGAGCTGGAGCTGATGTACGGCTCGTGGGACCCGCCCGGGGCCCGGCTGCTGGACGCGGTGACGGTGATGGACCGGCTGGCCTCGCCGGGCGGCGACCCGTGGAAGCGGCAGCAGACGCACGCCACGCTGGCGCAGTTCCTGCTGGAGGAGTGCTACGAGGCGTACGACGCGATCGAGGCCGGCGACCTCGGCGCGCTGCGCGAGGAGCTGGGCGACGTGCTGCTCCAGGTGGTGCTGCACGCCCGGCTCGCCGAGGAACTGCCCGAGGGCGAGCGCTGGACGGTCGACGACGTCGCCGGTGACCTGGTGGCGAAGCTGATCCGGCGCAACCCGCACGTCTTCGCGGGCACGGCGGTGTCCGGCGTCGACGAGATCATCGAGAACTGGGAGCAGATCAAGCGGGCGGAGAAGTCCCGCGACTCGGCCATGGACGGGATCGCGCTGGCCCAGCCGGCCCTCTCCCTGGCCGCCAAGATCCTCCAGCGGGCCGAGCGGGCCGGGATCGACGTGCCGGTGCCTCAGGCCGGCGACGACCTCGGCGCGGCGCTGCTGGCCACCGTCGCGTCGGCCAGGGCAGGCGGGTTGGACGCCGAGGCGGCGCTGCGCCGGGCCGCCCTGTCGTACGCCGAGTCGGTGCGGGCCGCCGAGGACTGA
- a CDS encoding aminotransferase-like domain-containing protein has protein sequence MRDGELDYGTPTGAGRLRVELAGYLGRVRAARVDASGIVVTTGAAQGFALLAGALRDAGASTVGFEEPGSYGLRGHMEGHHVRLVPVPVDADGLDVAALDRAGVPAVIVTPAHQFPTGVVLAPARRAALVEWARRTGGLIIEDDYDAEFRYDRDPVGCVQGLAPDAVAYIGSVSKALAPALRLGWLAVPDKWRAAVAARKEWADLGGPVLEQLAFAELLASGGYDRHLRRARLEHRRRRDALVAALRRHLPGLRISGVAAGLHLVVELPAGVDDEALAERALAAGLGLLPLSRMRLAGGGPPGLVLGYAANPPGELESAVQTLASSYGAIHPAR, from the coding sequence ATGCGGGATGGGGAGTTGGACTACGGGACGCCTACGGGGGCTGGGCGGCTGCGGGTCGAGCTGGCCGGTTATCTCGGGCGGGTGCGGGCGGCGCGGGTTGACGCGAGCGGGATTGTCGTTACTACCGGGGCGGCGCAAGGGTTTGCGTTGCTTGCGGGGGCGTTGCGGGACGCGGGGGCGAGCACCGTGGGGTTCGAGGAGCCGGGCAGCTACGGCCTGCGGGGCCATATGGAGGGCCACCACGTCCGGCTCGTGCCCGTGCCGGTCGACGCCGACGGGCTGGACGTCGCCGCGCTCGACCGGGCCGGCGTACCGGCCGTGATCGTGACGCCGGCACACCAGTTTCCGACCGGCGTCGTGCTGGCCCCGGCCCGCCGGGCGGCCCTGGTCGAGTGGGCCCGGCGGACGGGTGGCCTGATCATCGAGGACGACTACGACGCCGAGTTCCGGTACGACCGGGACCCGGTCGGCTGCGTGCAAGGGCTCGCCCCGGACGCGGTGGCCTACATCGGCTCGGTCAGCAAGGCGCTCGCCCCGGCGCTGCGGCTCGGCTGGCTCGCCGTACCCGACAAGTGGCGGGCGGCGGTGGCCGCGCGCAAGGAGTGGGCCGACCTCGGCGGGCCGGTCCTGGAGCAGCTCGCGTTCGCCGAGCTGCTGGCCAGCGGCGGGTACGACCGGCACCTGCGCCGCGCCCGACTGGAGCACCGGCGGCGGCGGGACGCCCTGGTCGCGGCCCTGCGGCGGCACCTGCCCGGGCTGCGGATCTCGGGCGTGGCCGCCGGCCTGCACCTCGTGGTCGAGCTGCCGGCCGGCGTCGACGACGAGGCGCTCGCCGAGCGGGCGCTGGCCGCCGGGCTGGGCCTGCTGCCGCTGTCCCGGATGCGGCTGGCCGGCGGTGGGCCGCCCGGACTTGTCCTCGGATACGCGGCAAACCCGCCAGGGGAACTCGAAAGTGCCGTTCAGACGCTAGCTTCTTCGTATGGCGCAATTCATCCCGCTCGCTGA
- a CDS encoding GntR family transcriptional regulator, which yields MREALVSLDRTLPALADQLTNALRDAISQGRLAPGTRLPSTRALAADLALSRGVVVDAYEQLVAEGHLVSRRGSGTVVAPLIRDLLSRRADDTPEPLPDQRPVLLRPGVPDLGMFPRGCGAGVREGAHRDAGWGVGLRDAYGGWAAAGRAGRLSRAGAGGAG from the coding sequence TTGCGCGAGGCCCTCGTGTCCCTGGACCGGACCCTCCCGGCCCTGGCCGACCAACTGACCAACGCCCTACGAGATGCCATCTCCCAGGGCCGCCTGGCGCCCGGCACCCGCTTGCCCTCCACCCGCGCGCTGGCCGCCGACCTGGCCCTGTCGCGCGGCGTGGTGGTGGACGCCTACGAGCAGCTGGTAGCCGAGGGCCACCTGGTGAGCCGCCGCGGCTCCGGCACCGTGGTCGCCCCGTTGATCAGGGACCTCCTCTCCCGGCGCGCCGACGACACGCCGGAGCCGCTCCCTGATCAACGGCCGGTTTTGCTGCGGCCGGGGGTGCCGGACCTGGGGATGTTTCCGAGGGGGTGTGGGGCGGGCGTACGGGAAGGTGCTCACCGGGATGCGGGATGGGGAGTTGGACTACGGGACGCCTACGGGGGCTGGGCGGCTGCGGGTCGAGCTGGCCGGTTATCTCGGGCGGGTGCGGGCGGCGCGGGTTGA